Below is a window of Epinephelus fuscoguttatus linkage group LG12, E.fuscoguttatus.final_Chr_v1 DNA.
atatgtatgtatatatactgcTGGATAGTTTAATCTATATTAGTACATAATCATTTATTGGTTGACTATATTTTGTATGTTTAATCTGAGTCTTTAAAGTAACTaaagcagacaaataaatgtagtggagtaaaaagtacaatatttaccaGATGTAGAGGAGTGTAAGTATCatgtagcataaaatggaaatactcaagtacaagtacctcaaaattctCCAAATTTTAGTGATAGTACTAAAATACTAACAACTAATGTTTTCAAAATTACAACTTGTAATTAATCTGGGGAGGggggaaaacatttttaaggGTAAATAAGATGCTTGTTCATCAAAAAAAATCCTGGGGGAGGATTCCCCTGGACCCCCCTTCAGAGGTCCAGGCTAACCCTTATGTCCAAATCCTAGAAATGCCGTAAACACTTTGTAATCTAACAGTGCACATACATACAGTGGATAGAATTTTGGTATTAGTGATAATTATTGTAGTTTTTCTGCCCCCTAAATTTCaccccctctttctttctttccttctttttttaatagacCTGTGAGCCATGAATCCTGATGGatatatatttgttcagatatACTCCGTCACAGATGTTACATGAGGTCTGTACATTAATGTTGCACTGATGAGcagatgttttcatctttttttctgttgtgctaaataaaaaaaataaaagattatcATCACAAAGAAGCACTGACTATTCATTTAGCTATTATTATTGCATACGTTTCTCGTAAGTGTTTACAAGTGTGAGAATTTCTCTTAGTTTTTCCAGTTGAGTGGGGAAAGGTTATATATCATGGGAACTGACGGGAACTATCTTGAACTCTTTTTCATCTTTGTGACGCGAAGGACGTCAACCGGAAACACTTTTTTCATATCTTGCATTTATGTAATTCGTCACTTGACtttcttgtatttattttactctttatttaacttttattgcatttatttcatATTGTCACTAATTTTCGTCTTTTtataattcaatttaaaaaaaaatgtaaatcggtttgttactaaaaaaaaaaaaaaaaaaaaaaaagagccccGTCTTCTCATTGGCTGATAACCCGGAAGTTATCAGAATGATTTTGGGGGCGCGAATCCAGAAAGGAAAAACTaaactgttgttgtgttgttaggACCGCTGGACCACCTAAAAGTTATTAGAAGTTAGTCGTTGTGGTTTCTGTTGCCGTCTCTTTCGCCATGTGTGAAAAGATCAAGAAGGTAATGCCTTTCTAACACTTTATAAGTTAATGCAGTGATAACCGTTGGCTTTTGTTTACCGTCCTGTTTCATGTGCCTCCTCAGGTGAACAGCTGGCTCAGCACGGTGTTTGGAGATCAGCCGGTGCCACACTTTGAGGTCAACACAAGGACAGTGGACATCCTGTACCAGCTGGCACAGTCCAGTGAAGCCCGGTGCAGTGACACAGCTCTCCTCACAGAGGACCTCAAACAGAAAGCGGCAGAATATCAGGCTGAAGGTGAGGCACTGACAGTTAGCAGAGACTTATTTTTAGCAATGTTGCCTCACACATCTCAGTAATTAATGTAGTGAATACAATGTCACAATTACAAGAACTGATGGGCAAAAGACCTAAGTTGTTACAAacccttaaaggtccagtgtgtagattttttttttgtttttttttgggggggggggggggggtatattggcagaaattgaatacaataaaataagtatggttcctttggtgtataatcaccttaaaacaagaattgttgtgttttggttaccataaaatgagccgtttatatctacatagggagcaggtcctcatctacagagatgactgtgttgcactgccatgattctacaatagcccagaagggacaaacaaaacactcagtacgtttacatggacagtttaattccacttttaatcggaatgaacggccattccgattaaaagtggtcatgtaaacggtcattccgattgaaaattaaatccgattaaagggggtggtttattccgtttgtcattccgaatgaaagaattttgtcttcatgtatacactcattcctctttaagttcattcctgtctttctgcgcatgctcgtttccttgcccttctggtgcgatgacgtatatagtgcgcatagcaacgggctgcatagcaacgggctgagctagagcaatcggactcgttgcactcaccggtttccattcgccacagcacggtcttctgcctcccttctcctgctcaacagatgaagcattagcagaacaaggttgttgtcgtactgctgctttaagaatataagcaaaacacgcccgaaaaaggcactaagaacggtgTCGTCAAACTTCTTGTTATccagagcgaggactacagtgttttcttccggtaaacgtaaacacgtaacatccgccctgccccctatccaatcagaaacattccctgccccaaaccttgcgcagacctgaataaaggcagttgaactgatctcccatgtaaaccctcattcggaattaatatttcccatgtaaactacctggaaacactttaattccgaatgatttcattcagattcatttcattccgaatgagaagccatcatgtaaccgtagccactgtCTCTAGATATGGCCATTCGCGTTTTCTCATCGGCCACGGTTATTAGAAATCCCTCTGTGCTGAGTTGCATCAAAGAAACaccaattttctttttctttttttccgtgacactgctttattcagtgtttttaccatttaaatcactgggtccatttgttttggagagagagagacctctgtggataaattggctcccagtgaaaacctcctgaatgtcagAATGATCAGAGATAAAGTGAGCGCACATAGCAGGCACTGTGTGAGCAGCCCGTCtacgacatgccaaacagcctAGAAGGAACACTGATTTGtattgtgaaactgttttattcagtgtttttactggttttaatctctgggtccatttgttttggagaggatgagacctctgtggataattcagcttggggtaaaaacctcctgaacaatgaacactaaaggaattctaatcagagaaatttcagctggttgcattcTGCAATCCGTACCACTAAACACCActatatctccctaaatctcacacactgttcccTTAATGGTTTGattctgtgtctttttatgtTTCTGTATTCAGTTCTGTCAAATGTAAGACTGTCTGTTGATTCACACCATAATGTCTTCACCGCATTTTCACAGAACTTAACCGTGTTTCCTTCGTCTAGGTGCTCATCTCCGTGATGTTCTCCTGCAAGGTGTTGGCCTGTCCTGTGCGAGCTTGTCAAAGCCCGCTGCTGACTACTTGTCTGCTTTGGTGGACAATGCCATGGTGCTTGGAGTCAGAGACACATCACTGGGCAGGTACGCTGCTGTTGCACTGTTGATGTTTCTTTTCTCATCAGTATTTTCCTTGATGGAAAGTTTCCATTGAGAGATGTCACATAATCAGCTTTACTTCTTGCCTAGCTTTATGCCAGCACTGAACAACCTCACCAACGACCTTCTGGATGCAGAGAAGTCAAACAGGAGACTTGAGAGGGAACTCAAGGCCCTCAGAAAGAGACTTGGTGCCACTCTAGTGCTGCGGAGCAACTTACAAGAGTAAGACGTGGATCCTGAGGATGAGTTTGGcatattaacattattactgCTTTGTAGCATAGTTGAAATAAAGCAAACCCCCTTGGGCTATCACATCCCGTGTGCTGACATGTGCCAGTACCTGACAGACATAAGCCGCTGACAACATGCTGTATCTCATGTCTAATCAGTGTTCTTTATTGTCTTCAGGGATATCAACAAAACTGTTAAATCTCAGTCAGTGGAGAGCGCTAAAGCAGAGGAGAGACTACTCAACATGGATTTTGTGACGGCAAAGGCTAAAGAGCTCGGCAGCAGACGGGAGAGGGCAGAGGTATGCCGTGGCGTTATATCTGTAATAGCTGCTATGGGTGAAATGGTATACAGATTTACAGTTTGCTATGCACCTCTGTTTTGGGGTCGCAGTTTGGCACATTTTCAGTACAgcagggaaaacaaaacaatgcagaaaatgtattttatttttcatttatttaaaaagataaGTATCACATGTCTGTagtgtaatgtaatgtagtgTAATGCTCCGTCATAAGCAGGGTTCAGCTTCCTAGAACATAGGCTTTAATTCAGTATTCTCTCTGTGATGTAAGTTACACTTTATGCCAGTGTGGTGGCAGTAGTAGAGAACATTTGACTGTTGGGGCACAGGATGTATCGAACTTATGCTGCATACTGAACCAAACATCCTGTATCGAACACTTGGGACAAATATACTTACTGTCACATCCCCATTAGCTGCATAGTGGAAGTTAAGTCATGTATTAAGGAACAATATGCTGCTGTTGAAAATGGTAAGACGGAAAATGCCCAGGAATTAAAGAGTGCTCCTTTTTCATTTCACCctgttttatttcatgtattcaTATCTTAGTGGGAGGGTTGCTCTGGGtgaaaaaattaagaaaaactgTACTAATGACAACTTGCTATGCAGCCTGAAGATGCATTAATTATTGGTGTCCTCGGCTACGAGTATAAAAAACTGCCAGAAATATCTATCAACCAATGGCATAAGAATACAAAATTAGTAGGGTGACAGATGGAGAGGATGAAGAGAGTCCTCTAGAAAACTGACAATATCTAACAAATGGGAACAAAGACAAATTTTAGGGTGTGATAGTTAACATGCTATGCAGATGTATTAATTCATAGCTTAataatgttgcagcagaaaaaaaatatgccaAAGGTGAAGAAATGGCTCTCTGAAAAATAGGAAATGGCCTCCTGGCATGGCACAGCTCTTTCCTCTGTGGAGTTAGCACTTTTATTTAGTTAAGAAAGACACAGTGTAGTCTGACCCAGGTATAATGTGGGCATCAAGTTACTGACTCTGGTTTGGAGCACAGGGATGATGCTGCAGACAGGTCCAGCCGTTAACGCCCTTGGTATCATTGTCAGGAGACACTAGATATTCTAAATATCAGtcacgcagcagcagcagcagcagcagcagcagccatgaCAGAGCTGTCGTGGAGCTTGGTTTGCCATTTTATTCTCTTCTATCAATCCTGCAGGCTCAACTTGTGTCCAGGAACATGGACAAATCTCTCACCCATCAGGCTATTGTGCAGCTCTCTGAGGTAATTTCAGCTGCTGcacatacaacatacaacatgCTAGTG
It encodes the following:
- the haus1 gene encoding HAUS augmin-like complex subunit 1: MCEKIKKVNSWLSTVFGDQPVPHFEVNTRTVDILYQLAQSSEARCSDTALLTEDLKQKAAEYQAEGAHLRDVLLQGVGLSCASLSKPAADYLSALVDNAMVLGVRDTSLGSFMPALNNLTNDLLDAEKSNRRLERELKALRKRLGATLVLRSNLQEDINKTVKSQSVESAKAEERLLNMDFVTAKAKELGSRRERAEAQLVSRNMDKSLTHQAIVQLSEEAATLKQEVIPLKKKLEPYMDLSPSPSLAQVKIEEAKRELAALDSQFEMNMDFK